In the Arachis hypogaea cultivar Tifrunner chromosome 20, arahy.Tifrunner.gnm2.J5K5, whole genome shotgun sequence genome, aggtccaatcttcttagttgaaccggcttgcctttggagtcaatcttccattgagctccttctacacatatgtccataaggacttggtccaacctttgatcaaagttgactctccttgtgtaggggcgtgcgttctcttccatgtatggcaagttgaacgccaacctcacattctccggactaaaatctaagtatttcccccgaaccattgtaacatagttctttggatccgggttcttactttgatcatggttcttggtgatccatgcattggcatagaactcttgaaccattaggatgccgacttgttggatgggatttgttagaacttcccaacctcttctttgaatttcatgtcggatctccggatactcatttcttttgagtttaaaagggacctccgggatcacctttttcttggccacaacatcatagaagtggtcttgatgggctttggagatgaacctttccatctcccatgactcggatgtggaagcttttatcttccctttccctcttctagaggattctccggtcttagatgccatcaatggtaatggaaaaacaaaaaagctatgcttttaccacaccaaacttagaatattgctcgccctcgagcaataaacaaaagaatagaagaagaagaagaaaaaatatggagagggagagggagatgtggtttcggccaagaagggtatagaggggttgtgttgtgtgaatttgatgaagaatggaggtctttatatagggaagggaggtggGGTattgtttcggccatatgggtgggaaattggttttgaattttgaaggtaggtggagtttatgaggtaggtttatggggaagaggagatgcatgtgagtggtgaaggtttagtggggaagagagattgaggtgattggtgaggggtttttagggaagagtgtttatggggttgtgtgaaagagaatggtgagaagaagtgagtggaggtaggtggggatcctgtggggtccacaggtcctgaaatgatcctgtggggtccacagatcctgagatgatcctgtggggtccacagatcctgaggtgtcaaggtatttacatccctgcacccattaggcatgtaaaaatgcctttgtacccaactctgggcgtttagcgccaggttggtggccattttgggcgttcaacgcccatttgtgtgccatttctggcgttgaacgccagaaccatgcttgttctggcgttcagcgcccagaagctgcccattttgggcgttcaacgccagaaccatgctctgttctggcgctgaacgccagacagatgctcctctagggtgtgatttttcttctgctgttttttattccgtttccaatttttatatttattttgtgactccacatgatcatgaacctaagaaaacatgaaaaataataaaaataagaattagataaacattgggttgcctcccaacaagcgcttctttaatgtcaatagcttgacagtgggctctcatggagcctcacagatgtgcagagctttgttgagactctccaacactaaacttagagtttggatatgggagttcaacaccaaacttagagtttggttgtggcctcccaacaccaaacttagagtttgactgtgggggctctggttgactctgcttggagagaagcttttgctgcttcctctccatggttgcagagggagatccttgagttttgaatacaagggagttcttattccattgaaggactatttcacctctgtcaacatcaatcacagctcttgctgtggctaggaaaggtcttcctaggatgatggattcatcctctttctttccagtatccaggactatgaaatcagtaggtatgtaaaggccctcaacctttactaatacatcttctacttgtccataagcctattttcttgagctgtctgccatctctagtgagattttagcagcttgcaccccatagattcccagtttctctattacagagaggggcatgaggtttatccctgaaccaaggtcacacagagctttaaagatcatggtgcctatggtgcagggtattatgaactttccaggatcctgtctcttctgaggcaatgtcagttgatccagatcacttagttcattgatgaacaagggaggttcaacttcccaagtatcaatgccaaacaatttggcattcagcttcatgattgcaccaagaaacttggcagttttctcttcagtaacatcctcattctcttcagaagaggaatactcatcagagctcatgaagggcataaggaggttcaatggaatctctatggtctctagatgagtctcagattcctttggttcctcagagggaagctccttattgaccactggacgtcccaggaggtcttcctccttgggattcacgtcttctcctctcctcacaggttcggccatggcgcttatgtcaatggccttgcactctccttttgggttctcttctgtattgcttgggagagtactaggagggatttctgtgatccttttactcagctggcccacttgtacttccagatttctaatggaagaccttgtttcattcatgaaacttacagtggttttagatagatcagagactagatttgctaaattggAAGCATTTTGGtcagagttctctatctgttgctgagttgatgatggaaaaggcttgctattgctaaacctgtttcttccaccattattaaagccttgttgaggcttttgatccttccatgagaaatttggatgatttctccatgttgagttataggtgtttccataaggttcacctaagtaatttacctctgctattgcagggttctcaggatcataggcttcttcttcagaagatgcctcttgagtactgttggatgcagcttgcattccatgcagactctgagagatcatattgacttgctgagtcaatattttgttctgagccaatatggcattcagagtatcaacttcaagaactcccttcttcataggcgtcccattactcacaggattcctttcggaagtgtacatgaactggttattagcaaccatgtcaatgagttcttgagcttctgcaggcattttctttaggtgaatggatccacctgcagaagtgtccagtgacatctttgatagctcagataaaccatcatagaatatatccaagatggtccattctgaaagcatgtcagaaggacactttttggtcaactgtttgtatctttcccaagcttcatagagggattcaccttctttctgtctgaaggtttgaacatcagctctaagcttgctcagcttttgaggaggaaagtacttggctaagaaagccgtgaccagcttatcccaagagttcaggctgtctttaggttgagaatccaaccataatctagctctgtctcttacagcaaaagggaaaagcatgagcctgtagacttcaggatctactccattagtcttaacagtatcacatatctgcaagaattcagttaagaactgaaaaggatcttcagatggaagtccatgaaacttgcagttctgctgcatcagagaaactaattgaggtttcagctcaaagttgtttgctctaatggcaggaatggagatgcttcttccatgtaaattggaattaggtgcagtaaagtcaccaagcatcttccttacattattattattttcggctgccatctcctctgcctgttcgaaaatttctgaaaggttatctctggattgttgtattttagcttctcttaattttctcttcagagtcctttcaggttctggatctgcttccacaagaatgctcttatctttgctcctgctcatatgacaaagaagaaggcacagaaaaataataataataatggagatcctttataccacagtatagggatccctgtgtgagtggaagaagagggggagacaaagaatgtaatataatggaaaaaacacaactgtgaggatggaagagaggtgagatgagatgttaggatatgaatgaataaatagaatgagatgggggagagataattttcgaaaattattttgaaaaagagttagtgatttttgaaaaatggtttttttgaaaaatgttagaaattttcgaaaatttttgaaatcaaaaataaaaataaaaataattagttaattaaaaagaaattttgaaaaagggggaagatattttcgaaaattagagagagagagttagttaggtggttttgaaaaagttaagaaacaaacaaaaagttagttagttagttgaaacaaattttgaaaagataagaagttaggaggttagagaagatattttgaaaagatatttttgaaaaagataagataagaagatatttttgaatagatatgatagaaattagtttttgaaaaagatttgaatttttaaaatcacaattaatgacttgattcacaagaaatcacaagatatgattctagaacttaaagtttgaatctttcttaacaagcaagtaacaaacttgaaatttttgaatcaaaacattaattgctattgttattttcgaaaatttgatacaaaaataagaaaaagatttttgaaaaatatttttttgaatttttcgaaaataactaataattttgaaaaggatttgatttttgaaaaagattttgaaaaagataagattttcaaattgaaaatttgatttgactcatgagaaacaacttgattttaaaaatttttgaaaaagtcaactcaaattttcaaatttgatgagagaaaaagggaaagatatttttttgatttttgagtttttatgatgcaagagaaaaacactaaaaagatgcaatgcatgaaatttttagatcaaaacaatgaatgcatgcaagaatgctatgaatgtcaagatgaacaccaagaacactttgaatgtcatgatgaacatcaagaacatatttttgaaaaatttttaatgcaaagaaaacatgcaagacaccaaacttagaattctttaatgccgagacactaagaattcaagaatgcatatgataaacatgaaaagacacaaaacaaaaaatcatcaagatcaaacaagaagacttaccaagaacaacttgaagatcatgaagaacactatgaatgcatgatattttcgaaaaaatgcaagatgcatatgcaattgacactaacttataacatgactcaagactcaaacaagaaacagaaaaatatttttgatttttatgattttctaattttttttggatttttatttataattttcgaaaattaaaaggagaaataaggattccaaaatttttaatatgaattccaggaatcttgccatattagtctaaagcttcagtccaggaattagacatggctcactagccagccaagcttttaaagaaagctccagtccaaaacactagacatggccaatggccagccaagcttcagcaggtgatcatggatcagcagcaggtggatgagcaacaactaagttgctcttgataacaaattgcaagcctcagtccaaatgaatttagacatggctttacagccagccaggcttcacatgcttcatgaaacactagaattcattcttaaaaattttgaataaatttttgaaatcatttttatttttttcgaaaacaagagaaattttttttttttgaaaatatttttgaaagatttttgaaaacaaaacgaaaagaaaattacctaatctgagcaacaagatgagccgtcagttgtccaaactcaaacaatccccggcaatggcgccaaaaacttggtgcacgaaattgtgatgtccaggctcgaacaatccctggtaatggctccaaagcttggtgctttgatcttaattcataattgtcacaacttcgatacaactaaccagcaagtgcactgggtcgtccaagtaataccttacgtgagtaagggtcgaatcccacggagattgttggtatgaagcaagctatagtcaccttgtaaatctcagtcaggcagatataaagtgataatggtgttttcgaatattatataataaaatagggatagagatacttatgtaaatcattggtaggaatttcagataagcgaatggagatgcttttcgttcctctgaacctctgctttcctcctatcttcatccaatcagtcttactcctttccatggctggctgtatgcaagggcatcaccgttgtcagtggctacatcccctcctctcagtgaataatatgctcacgcaccctgtcacggcacgactattcatctgtcggttcccgatcatgctggaataggattcaccctccttttgcgtctgtcactaacgcccagcactcgcaagtttgaagctcgtcacagtcattcaatcattgaatcctactcagaataccacagacaaggtttagaccttccggattctcttgaatgccaccatcattctagcttacgccacgaagattcctgttaggagatctaagagatattcattctagcttaattcatgtagaacagaagtgtttgtcaggcacgcgttcataggggagatggtgatgagcgtcacacataatcatcaccttcatcacgttcttgggtgcgaatggatatcttagaagcgaaataagatgaattgaatagaaaacagtagtacttgcattaatctttgaggaacagcagagctccacaccttaatctatggagtgtagaaactctaccgttgaaaatacataagtgaaaggtccaggcatggccgagatggccagccccctaaacgagatcacaggatcagaatacaatccaggatccaaagatggtcaaaaagactcctaatacaatagtaagaggtcctatttataataaactagctactaaggtttacatgagtaagtaattgatgcataaatccacttccggggcccacttggtgtgtgtttgggctgagcttaagtgtagcacgtgcagaggccatttgtggagttgaacgccagtttctgtgccagtttgggcgttcaactctggttttggatccttttctggcgctggacgccagatttgggcagaaggctggcgttgaacgccagtttacgtcgtcaattattggccaaagtatggactattatatatttctggaaagccctggatgtctactttccaacgcaattagaagcgcgccatttcgagttctgtagctccagaaaatccactttgagtgcagggaggtcagaatccaacagcatcagcagtccttcttcaacctctgaatctgatttttgctcaagtccctcaatttcagccagaaaatacctgaaatcacagaaaaacacaaaaactcatagtaaagtccagaaatgtgaatttaacataaaaactaatgaaaacatccctaaaagtaactagatcctactaaaaacatactaaaaacaatgccaaaaagcgtataaattatccactcatcacaggggaaggcaacgtttgcgccaacatttgcctcaaacgtgaggtcaaatgttggcaccaaaaagaatgaaaaagagcactcctgggcacggcaacgtttgagccaacgtttgcctcaaatgtgaggtcaaacgttggctacattttggcaagaaagagcatggcaaagcacccctgattgatggtttagatgagccacgtttgtgccaacgtttgcctcaaacgttgggccgaacgttggccaaaaagggagcctgtgaagaaccacgtttgagctcacgtttgacctcaaacgttggctcaaacgtggatgacagcaaatggGCTATTTGTATAATGCCtcacacaagggacgtttgagtcaacgtttgcctcaaacgttgactcaaacgtgaatggttcatggcccggttcacaagtggatttcttctcaacaccaaacgtTTGAGAGTTTTCTCAACACCAAACGTGAATGGTTTGAgagttttctttaagaattttcagaGTATTCACAGTAGACGGCTTTTGGGTTTTAAGCTATTtcgagattctgagtcttggggaaggagaactgaattctcttcctcttagttttcttgttttcaatttcatctacACTCGTCTTGAGTCTTGAgcgttgaagaattgaggaaattctgtctcaatctcacctcgAGATCTCTTTGTTTTTCTTACTGCAACTTCTGGAAATTGAACTTGGATTTACATTTCTACAttgctctcttctttaatttggcaTTTGCTCTgtaaatttggatctaagaaggcattgagatctagacttagttatctagtctcttgggtcctgagatctattgatttccattttaatttccttgtttaattactacaccaagtttattttcctttttagttttgagatccggTTCGACTAATTTCATCAACTACTCTTCATTCTGTTAAGTTTTGCTTTTCCCtgtttaattcctgcagatccaattcccattccccttttatttttcaagtcatttatatttcttgcactttaagtttctgcaatttacattacttgcactttaagattcagctctttttctttttgttccctttaatttcctgcaaatcacccactcccctttacattctatgcaatttaattcctgtgaacacaatttcacacaatcaacacttgtttgcttgactaattcaaccactaaactaaagttgctcaatccttcaatccttgtgggatcgacctcactcccgtgagttttattacttgatgcgacccggtacacttgccggtgagttttgtgtcggatcgttttccgcacatcaatgcatggctgacaaccacttccgttctaccttagattgaatggatatctcttggatatctaatacaggggaccgagttcgagttattagtgtcttcgtggtataagttagaacccatggatggccattccagagatccgaaaagtctaaaccttgtctgtggtattctgagtaggatctgggaagggatggctgtgacgagcttcaaactcgcgagtgctggcaCAAcgaaaaaggatagtaaatcctattccagtatgatcgagaaccaacagatgattagccatgcagtgacagcgcattggaccattttcacaggaggatgggatgtaaccattgacaacggtgatgccctacataaagcttgccatggaaaggagtaggattgattggatgaagacagcaggaaagcagagatcagaggaacgaaagcatctctgtacgcttatctaaaattctcaccaatgtattacataagtaccactatcctattttatattttatttattttcaaccactataatctcttaatacatttgaagaTAGCCAGATTTAAATTGAAAGGAGATAGGAGAAGATAGCCAgatttaaattgaaaagataagattaaagaTAAGGAAGATAGGATGGAAACCTTTTTAAATTatcaaagatttgaaaaggatttgaaaaagatcatATGGAAAGAGAAGATCTTCATGAAAAGGTTCAAAGTGATAAGATatggattgaaaaagatttggaaaagatttgaaaggaaaaagatttgatttgaaaagataagattgaaaataagtttgttgaaaaagatatgaattaaaTGGGTTTAATTCtgtaaaatacaaattaaaggaaaagaaattatgatgttgagatatgattgattaaaagaTAAGGGTTTGAAAACACATGGTTTGACAAGGTCAACCCCTCCTTCCTTGCTTGCACATTCGGAATGTGGCCCCTTCCCCCTCCTGGGCATTCAATGACCAGGTCTGGCGATCAACAGTAGGGTggatctaaaataatttttttattatttttttagaatgaaTGAATTGGAGAGGCGTCCAACACCAagaatgggtgttgaacgcccattggGGGCCAAAATGATGGCTCTAGCTGCCTCATAggggggcgttgaatgcccagccttGCTCCTTGTCTGGTGTTCAATACCCGCAATTGCCCCTTAATGGGCGTTGGATGCCTAGAGTGCTCCttctctggcgttcaacaccattcTTGCTTCTCGggttgggcattgaatgccccaCTTCCTCcttgtctggcattcaacgccagcaagagGATCTCCCCAAggtgttctgtttttaattttgaatgcCTTTATCTTTATTCTAAGTGTTGTGCATGGTCACAAACGTTAAAGAGCAAAGGAAAACTATGAAAATTAATAGGAAATAAACTGAATATGAAGTTAAATGAGAATaaacagaagaaagaaaacaAGAGTACGCTacttatggttggattgcctcccaacaagcgattatttactgtcattagcttgaccaTACTACTGTCATGTTAACAGCAGTTTAGAGCTTTCTTGCTCAAGATTATCCCCTAGGTAATgcttgactctttgtccattcactgtaaatctTTCATCGGAGTATCCGTTTTGGAGCTCTATATAACCATAAGGTGATACATTAGTGACCACAAAAGGTCCTGTCCATCGTGATTTTAGCTTCCTAAGGAAGAGCTTGAGTTTGGAATTGAAGAGTAAAACCTTCTGGCCAGGCTCGAAAACTCTGGAAGAGATCTTTTTATCGTGCCATTTCTTGGCcctttccttgtaaattttagcattatTAAATGCAGCTTgtcggaattcatccaactcatttagctggagtaaccTCTTTTCTCCCGCAGTCTTGGCATCAAACttgaggaatctggttgcccagtagcaAATGACATGCTTTTCCATTGACCAGCTGGTAGCGCGACATTccaataggggtcttgaatgttgttctatatgcccaaaggGCATCGTCCAGCTTTCTTGCCTAGTCCTTCCTAGAGGTGCCCACGGTTCTCTCCAAAATTCTTTTGAGCTCCTTGTTggagacttcagcctgcctatTTGTCTGCGGATGGTAGGGAGTTGCCATTCTGTGGCGAACGCCATAACAGTGCAGTATGGAGTTGAGTTGTCTATTACAGAAGTGACTGCCTCCATCACTAATCAGTATCCTTGGGATGCCGAATCTGCTAAAAATAtatttctagaggaatttcatCACTACTCAAGTTTTATTAGTGGGTGATGCGATTGCCTCAACCCATTTAAATGTATGTATTTGAGTATGACGGCGGAAAAGGGCCTATGAAGtctatgccccatacatcaaccACCTCAATTTCCAAGATCCCCTGTTGAGGCATCTTGTGACTATGAGGGAGATTTCCAGCCCGTTGACAACTATTACAGTTGCGGACAAACTACCAGGAGTCCTTGAAGAGCgttggccagtagaagccactctgaATGACTTTggtagctgttcgctcacctctaaAATAACCTCCGTAATCtaagccatggcaatgccataggatttgcTGCATTTCTTCCTCAGACACGAAACGGTGGATTATACTGTCCGAGCACCATTTGAAAAAATATGGTTCGTCCCACAAGTAATACTTAGCATCATGGATGAGTTTTTGAACTTGCTGTTTACTATATTCCttggggatgaaccttatctccttgtaatttgcaatgtcagcaaaccaaggtgctttccATATTGCAAAGAGTTGTTCATCAGGGAAGGTCTCCGATATCTTAGTAGTGGGAGGGGACTCCCCTACTGCAGGTTCAATCCAGGACAAGTGGTCAGCCACCTGGTTTTTTTATCCTTTCCTGTCCCTGATTTCTATGTCAAATTCTTGCAGGAGTAGTACctattgatgacatgtcatcatctcATGTTTTTCTaagctttttcatacaagaaattgatgattagtgcttaaatattgaatgcttttgtgctcaaatggtatatttctttgatcttttgatttgataaactttgtaggaaataagaagaaaaagaagcaaaaagcacaaaacaagttaaaaaggagaaaaaaaaaagagttttggggcacactttgaagttggatcACACATTgattccttaggccacgcttttaaaagcgtggcccatgacattCAAGCGTGGCATTCACAATGGTGCAGCAAAAACAAAGACTAGTGCTCAAAAAATGGAGCGCTAAGTTAAATAGTTTTCACTTTTTCGGGTTTTTTTGTAGCCTtgtgacagcatgaccatgcctcttttaaagggccataacttgagctacagatacccaattgatgtgcttctagttgcgttggaaagataacattcagagctttccaaagatagaTAACAATCCATATTtagcatgaaattgaagcacaagtgataggcatctttaaggcccaaaaatcAACAAAGT is a window encoding:
- the LOC140183068 gene encoding uncharacterized protein, giving the protein MEAVTSVIDNSTPYCTVMAFATEWQLPTIRRQIGRLKSPTRSSKEFWREPWAPLGRTRQESWTMPFGHIEQHSRPLLECRATSWSMEKHVICYWATRFLKFDAKTAGEKRLLQLNELDEFRQAAFNNAKIYKERAKKWHDKKISSRVFEPGQKVLLFNSKLKLFLRKLKSRWTGPFVVTNVSPYGYIELQNGYSDERFTVNGQRVKHYLGDNLEQESSKLLLT